The Gemmatimonadaceae bacterium genome includes a region encoding these proteins:
- a CDS encoding glycosyltransferase gives MNSSQSALSRTRVLHIIQNLNYGGMERLLADIVRGLDRARFDAHVLALQYLGRFADGLREVAQLHLAKPMSRWSMIRPSSLARQIASIEPDVVHTHSGVWFKASLAARMAGVRRIIHTEHGRAQPDPLMDRAIDALAARRTDVIVAVSERLAQQIVATHIAPATRVRVIPNGVETSVLRPRMDDGALRRELGISSHVAVLGSIGRLEPIKGYDIMVDAFATLVAEWHADEPPVLVVAGDGSEREALEHAIEDRGLRGRVYFLGWRNDIQSLLSTFTLFTMSSRSEGTSISLLEAMSSGLCPVVTDVGGNRAVLGDQLTHRLVPAGDARVLSTAWREALCDPVRRRDDAVLARMRVETAFDLRATIGEYEQLYEMR, from the coding sequence ATGAACTCGAGCCAGTCGGCACTCAGCCGCACGCGAGTGCTCCATATCATTCAGAATTTGAATTACGGCGGCATGGAGCGTCTCCTCGCCGACATTGTACGAGGCCTCGACCGCGCTCGGTTTGACGCCCACGTGCTAGCGCTCCAGTACCTCGGGCGCTTCGCCGACGGCTTGCGAGAGGTGGCTCAACTTCATCTAGCCAAGCCGATGTCGCGCTGGTCCATGATTCGACCAAGCTCGCTTGCGCGGCAGATCGCGAGCATTGAACCGGACGTGGTTCACACGCACAGTGGCGTCTGGTTCAAGGCCAGTCTCGCGGCAAGGATGGCGGGGGTAAGGAGAATCATCCATACAGAGCATGGGCGCGCGCAGCCCGATCCACTGATGGATCGCGCAATTGACGCGCTCGCCGCTCGGCGCACGGATGTCATCGTTGCAGTCTCAGAGCGTCTCGCTCAGCAAATTGTTGCAACCCACATTGCGCCGGCCACCCGAGTGCGCGTCATTCCCAACGGCGTAGAGACGAGCGTGCTCCGGCCCCGAATGGATGACGGTGCGCTTCGCCGTGAGCTTGGGATATCATCGCATGTTGCGGTGCTGGGTAGCATCGGGCGACTCGAGCCGATCAAGGGCTATGACATCATGGTCGACGCCTTCGCGACTCTCGTTGCTGAATGGCACGCCGACGAGCCGCCCGTGCTGGTGGTTGCGGGAGATGGATCAGAGCGAGAGGCTCTCGAACACGCGATTGAGGATCGCGGGCTGCGCGGTCGCGTGTATTTCCTGGGTTGGCGCAACGACATCCAGTCTCTGCTATCGACGTTCACGCTGTTCACCATGTCTTCGCGGAGCGAAGGCACTTCGATCAGTCTCCTCGAAGCCATGAGCAGTGGTTTGTGCCCCGTAGTAACCGACGTCGGCGGCAACCGTGCTGTGCTCGGTGATCAACTCACGCATCGCCTGGTTCCTGCCGGTGATGCGCGGGTCCTCAGCACCGCCTGGCGCGAGGCGCTATGCGACCCGGTGCGTCGTCGCGATGATGCAGTGTTGGCGCGCATGCGTGTGGAGACTGCATTTGATCTACGTGCAACGATCGGCGAGTACGAACAGCTATACGAGATGCGCTGA
- a CDS encoding lipopolysaccharide biosynthesis protein, translating into MTDSSGSKQFQMGRVGRHTLVYGAGMMLTRAVSFIMLPVYTRFLTPADYGVMELIGMTLDIISIVAGAKLALGIFRYYHKAEGERERNAVVSTALVALGSSYGVIGAITYVIAKPLSLLVFTSPQYAPLIQLAAITLALQSLQLVPLSYARLRERSGLFVIANALKLAMQLGFNIYFVVYHGMGVRGVFLGNLAASAIVGAWLCAYVVRDVGLRLSPVATRQLLRYGVPLIGTQFATFIVTFGDRYFLQRAGTMGDVGLYSLAYQFGFLLAAIGYIPFEMVWEPMRFEIAKRGDRDDVFARGFLYMNLVLLTTAVGLSLFVPDVLRIMTTPAFYSAADLVPVILIAYVLQGWAQIQDIGILMSEKTVYSTLANWAAALVALAAYALLIPRYHGMGAAVATAIAFATRYGWIYFFSQRLWRVEYNWSPVVRLCAVSVVVCIAGALLPRASLVTSLGLRMGLLAVYFFAVWHASVLSNDDRLLVRRWILSPRLALTMLRA; encoded by the coding sequence GTGACCGATTCCTCGGGATCAAAGCAATTTCAGATGGGCCGCGTCGGCCGCCACACGCTGGTCTACGGCGCGGGCATGATGCTCACAAGGGCGGTGAGCTTCATCATGCTTCCCGTCTACACGCGTTTCCTCACACCTGCGGATTACGGTGTGATGGAGTTGATCGGGATGACGCTCGATATCATCTCGATCGTCGCCGGGGCGAAGCTCGCCCTCGGGATATTTCGGTACTACCACAAGGCTGAAGGGGAGCGCGAAAGAAACGCAGTCGTTTCGACCGCACTCGTCGCGCTTGGCTCAAGCTATGGCGTCATCGGGGCCATCACCTATGTGATCGCGAAGCCCCTCTCCTTACTGGTTTTCACCTCTCCGCAGTACGCGCCCCTCATACAGCTCGCCGCCATCACGCTTGCGCTGCAAAGCCTCCAGTTGGTGCCGTTGTCGTATGCGCGTTTACGAGAACGCTCAGGCCTCTTCGTGATCGCCAATGCGCTCAAATTGGCTATGCAGCTCGGCTTCAACATCTACTTCGTGGTCTATCACGGGATGGGCGTGCGCGGCGTCTTCCTCGGCAATTTGGCGGCTTCTGCCATAGTCGGCGCCTGGCTCTGCGCCTATGTAGTCCGCGACGTTGGATTGCGTCTCTCGCCGGTCGCGACTAGGCAGTTACTTCGTTATGGAGTACCGCTCATCGGGACGCAATTCGCAACCTTCATCGTGACCTTTGGCGACAGATACTTCCTCCAGCGCGCGGGCACCATGGGCGACGTGGGTCTTTATTCTCTCGCCTATCAATTTGGATTCCTCCTGGCAGCCATCGGCTACATCCCGTTCGAGATGGTCTGGGAGCCGATGCGCTTCGAGATCGCCAAGCGCGGCGATCGCGACGACGTGTTCGCGCGTGGCTTCCTGTACATGAACCTCGTGCTGCTCACAACGGCGGTAGGCCTCTCGCTATTCGTTCCCGATGTATTGCGCATCATGACGACTCCTGCGTTTTACAGCGCGGCGGACCTGGTGCCGGTAATCCTGATCGCGTACGTGTTGCAAGGCTGGGCACAGATCCAGGACATTGGCATTCTGATGAGCGAGAAGACGGTGTACTCTACTCTCGCGAATTGGGCGGCCGCGCTCGTTGCCCTCGCCGCTTATGCACTGCTGATCCCACGGTATCACGGAATGGGTGCGGCGGTGGCCACCGCTATCGCGTTCGCGACGCGTTACGGTTGGATCTATTTCTTCTCACAGCGCCTGTGGCGTGTGGAGTACAACTGGTCGCCTGTCGTGCGTCTCTGCGCGGTCAGCGTCGTCGTCTGCATAGCGGGCGCCCTGCTCCCGCGCGCCAGCCTCGTTACGTCGTTAGGCCTGCGGATGGGCCTTCTCGCCGTGTATTTCTTCGCGGTCTGGCACGCGAGCGTGCTCTCAAACGACGATCGTCTCCTCGTCCGCCGATGGATTCTTTCCCCGCGACTCGCGCTCACGATGCTGCGCGCATGA